The following proteins are encoded in a genomic region of Nicotiana sylvestris chromosome 4, ASM39365v2, whole genome shotgun sequence:
- the LOC104236919 gene encoding MFP1 attachment factor 1-like, translated as MADNLDEEQSYTDNNEQQQKVPEDPTQPKTPTSTTTTEPPSMADTDSAQAQETVTHETQNKPTTVSFSIWPPTQRTRDAVTSRLIESLSTPSILSKRYGTIPHDEASDIAKLIEEEAFTAAGSTAIGDDDGIEILQVYSKEISKRMLDAVKSRSAPSADDSAALTETESKPSSEPISDSAVTGENSSVETES; from the coding sequence atGGCCGATAACTTGGACGAGGAACAAAGCTACACAGATAACAACGAGCAACAACAGAAAGTTCCAGAAGACCCAACACAACCCAAAACCCCAACCTCTACCACCACCACAGAACCACCATCAATGGCGGACACCGATTCAGCTCAAGCCCAAGAAACCGTTACTCACGAGACCCAAAACAAGCCGACGACCGTTTCATTTAGCATTTGGCCACCGACTCAACGTACTCGTGACGCCGTCACTAGCCGTCTCATCGAGTCTCTATCAACACCGTCCATACTCTCAAAACGGTACGGCACTATCCCCCACGACGAGGCTTCCGATATTGCTAAGCTGATTGAGGAGGAGGCTTTTACCGCCGCTGGATCCACAGCTATAGGTGATGACGATGGCATTGAGATACTTCAGGTTTATTCGAAGGAGATCAGTAAACGCATGCTTGACGCCGTTAAGTCCAGATCTGCTCCGTCTGCTGATGATTCTGCCGCTTTAACGGAGACTGAGAGTAAACCGTCATCGGAGCCTATCTCTGATTCGGCTGTCACGGGGGAAAACTCATCCGTTGAAACCGAATCCTGA